One Cytophagales bacterium DNA segment encodes these proteins:
- a CDS encoding tyrosine-type recombinase/integrase, whose amino-acid sequence MLEIRKIHHRATYSNKFSTCIKFYYEKVSKQPKLFFDLPRPKRKKILPKVIDQQDVKKILSAFKSHHPKDYLFEGQFGGAISIRTAQQLFANAKRKAGIHKSVGIHSLRHSFATHLHEQGIDIKHIQDLLGHTNIATTMRYTHVSKKDLGKIKSPLDNI is encoded by the coding sequence ATGTTAGAGATTAGAAAAATACATCATCGCGCAACGTATAGCAACAAATTTTCTACCTGTATTAAATTCTATTACGAAAAAGTAAGTAAGCAACCCAAATTGTTTTTTGATTTGCCCCGGCCAAAACGAAAAAAAATACTTCCTAAAGTAATAGACCAACAAGATGTAAAAAAAATATTATCTGCTTTTAAAAGTCATCATCCGAAAGATTATTTGTTTGAAGGACAGTTTGGAGGCGCTATAAGTATTCGCACCGCTCAACAATTATTTGCCAATGCTAAACGAAAAGCCGGAATACATAAAAGCGTAGGCATCCATAGTTTGAGACATAGTTTTGCCACCCACCTGCACGAACAAGGGATAGATATAAAACACATTCAGGATTTATTGGGTCATACTAATATTGCTACTACTATGCGCTACACTCATGTAAGTAAGAAGGACTTGGGTAAAATTAAAAGTCCTTTAGATAACATTTAG
- a CDS encoding proteinase inhibitor I4 serpin, translated as MKTIISISLTFATILLLTQCKKDCIKSDRCNLEPNAGFCMAAIPKYYYDKKDKKCKQFTWGGCGGVVPFDTMEECEKQCDCK; from the coding sequence ATGAAAACAATCATCTCAATATCACTGACATTTGCGACAATTCTTTTGCTGACACAATGCAAAAAGGACTGTATAAAATCTGACCGATGTAATTTAGAACCCAATGCAGGATTTTGTATGGCTGCAATACCCAAATACTACTACGACAAAAAAGACAAAAAATGTAAACAATTTACTTGGGGCGGTTGTGGCGGTGTTGTTCCGTTTGACACTATGGAAGAATGTGAAAAACAATGCGACTGCAAATGA
- a CDS encoding MMPL family transporter: protein MKLPEFNDQIAKKSSQIALIMIFLITVGLLYAAITNLKLDSTFETLFPKDDEETKLFFEHRREFGTENDFVLLGINNRGGVIDNIFRRKVDSLINKLYKIKNVINVVSPFSANSSILNAENLISSDSNSIALYIKTENELSNLECTKLSEHLQELVGQTEFGKIHLAGRCIGQSGYLKLMQSDMSFFFRLSIIFLLLFLFSIYRSFWGVAIPISIILISVIWVLGIIALTGEPINLILTILPTIIFVVGISDVIHFVSRFIEEKNSGKSKLECIKLSFRDVGWATFLTSVTTSIGFLALLFSDVIPIRTFGLYTSISVMITYLVTIIVLPSSLVLFKTYSYRNAKKLDWKKFLDNNFLFTIRNPRLILLSSLTLIVISVYFISKIHQNDYILEDLKTDNPIKVDFTFFENEFSGVRPFEMNVKVVDTTKNLLHQDVISELEKLESYLINTYGVKNVTSPSSLAYLTTAGSPFQGKLNLSLALNKSNSTINTLSDSTLKTGRIKGMVGDWGSRYFLKRNNDLENFIRENINTNLINPKQTGTAYLLDKNNSRIATNMIKGLVFAFITISILMAMMFRSLKMLIIAMVPNIFPLIILGGLLGLTGQEFKVSMSIIFTIAFGISVDDTIHFLSRLKIEMSKGVNLILAMRRTYLSTGKAIFLTTLVLSSGFVILMFSNFFTMYYLGFLVSISLIIALVADLYLLPVLLLMLYPRLKT, encoded by the coding sequence ATGAAATTGCCAGAATTCAATGATCAAATAGCAAAAAAAAGCTCTCAAATAGCATTAATCATGATCTTTTTGATTACGGTGGGTTTACTGTATGCTGCAATAACTAATCTTAAACTAGATAGTACTTTTGAAACGCTTTTCCCAAAAGATGACGAAGAAACCAAGCTGTTTTTTGAGCACAGGAGAGAATTTGGTACTGAAAATGATTTCGTTTTGCTTGGCATTAATAATAGAGGTGGAGTCATAGATAACATTTTCAGAAGGAAAGTTGACAGTTTGATCAATAAACTATACAAAATAAAAAATGTAATAAATGTTGTCTCACCATTCTCCGCAAACTCAAGCATCCTTAATGCAGAGAACTTAATTAGTTCAGATAGTAATTCCATTGCGCTTTATATCAAAACTGAAAATGAGCTGTCAAATTTAGAGTGCACCAAATTATCAGAACATCTTCAGGAATTAGTAGGTCAAACTGAATTCGGCAAAATACATCTTGCTGGAAGATGTATCGGACAATCCGGATATCTAAAACTCATGCAATCAGACATGTCATTTTTTTTCAGACTTTCAATAATTTTTCTGCTACTTTTCCTTTTCTCGATTTATCGATCTTTCTGGGGCGTAGCAATTCCTATCAGTATTATTCTCATAAGCGTCATCTGGGTGTTGGGCATAATTGCATTGACGGGTGAACCAATAAACCTAATCCTGACTATACTGCCGACGATCATATTTGTAGTTGGAATTTCAGATGTGATTCATTTTGTTTCCAGATTCATAGAAGAGAAAAACTCCGGTAAATCAAAACTTGAATGTATAAAACTATCTTTTAGAGATGTGGGGTGGGCTACATTTTTAACGTCAGTAACTACCTCTATCGGATTCCTTGCTCTATTATTCTCAGATGTAATTCCAATACGCACATTTGGTTTATATACTTCTATTTCAGTAATGATTACTTATCTGGTTACAATAATAGTATTACCATCTTCATTAGTGCTCTTTAAAACTTATTCTTATCGAAATGCCAAAAAACTTGATTGGAAAAAGTTTTTAGATAATAATTTTCTATTCACTATCAGGAATCCAAGACTCATTCTGTTATCATCATTAACCTTGATTGTAATAAGTGTGTATTTTATTTCAAAAATTCATCAAAACGATTACATCCTGGAAGATCTTAAAACTGACAATCCAATTAAAGTGGATTTTACTTTTTTCGAAAATGAATTTTCGGGTGTGCGTCCATTTGAGATGAATGTAAAAGTAGTGGATACTACGAAAAATCTTCTGCACCAAGATGTCATCTCTGAATTAGAAAAACTTGAGAGTTATCTTATAAATACTTATGGGGTGAAAAATGTTACCTCGCCTTCATCCCTTGCTTATTTAACAACAGCCGGTTCACCTTTTCAAGGAAAGTTAAATTTATCCTTAGCGCTAAATAAATCGAACTCGACAATTAATACATTGAGTGATTCTACATTAAAGACTGGAAGAATTAAAGGCATGGTAGGAGATTGGGGAAGTCGATATTTTTTAAAACGTAATAATGATTTGGAAAATTTCATTCGGGAGAATATCAATACTAACCTGATTAATCCAAAGCAAACAGGAACGGCCTATCTACTAGATAAGAATAATTCAAGGATTGCAACAAATATGATCAAAGGACTTGTTTTTGCATTTATTACTATCAGTATTTTAATGGCCATGATGTTCCGGTCATTGAAAATGCTAATAATAGCCATGGTACCAAATATATTTCCCTTGATAATACTGGGAGGGCTCTTAGGACTTACCGGACAAGAATTTAAAGTTTCAATGAGTATAATATTCACAATAGCTTTTGGTATTTCAGTTGATGACACAATTCATTTCCTAAGCAGGCTTAAAATCGAAATGTCTAAAGGGGTAAATCTAATATTAGCTATGAGAAGAACATATTTGTCAACTGGCAAAGCCATATTTTTAACTACCCTGGTTCTTAGCAGTGGATTTGTCATTCTCATGTTTTCAAATTTTTTCACCATGTACTATTTGGGATTTCTTGTAAGTATATCATTGATTATTGCCTTAGTTGCAGATCTGTATCTGCTTCCAGTTCTATTATTGATGCTATACCCTAGGCTAAAAACTTAA
- a CDS encoding amino acid adenylation domain-containing protein: MLMNFTTIIDLLEKTAELYPDSCAIEGQVNSWNYSDLEKSGNQIAHYINNIASQENVVICLDRSDWTIIAIVGILKSGNTYVPIDSSTPQVRIDKIVEITKPKLIITDENNLSKFKNDQNVIPIDQIKSALSKLPNSPLSINISEDEIAYIIFTSGTTGMPKGIPILHRSLFNKISRFNPKLNFNPSHNFILLASIAFDASIGQIFLPLTNGSTLHIINKEEQNNPILFWDYIIKKKINILYTIPSLLNALLESPLNLKGISFDYILLGAELFPSTLLSKIRAKLTVNKIVNMYGPTESTVNAIMHIMSGKDNTVPNPIPIGSALPGYEIFILDKNKNRVEDGNEGEIAIAGLGLSPGYFNDPSLTNVKFLSKGKSKTDKRIFLTGDYGRRNAENYYEFLGRKDSQIKINGYRIELLEIEMVIKDITKVKNCSVELNPSNKNQIIAFVEFISNDSRDDSDEMLKTHLKTILPYYMIPNKIIQVKDFPMLLSGKQDKLKLLSLLENNVTLSTQKSAITTSIERKIIEAWKEIFEIQQVTVDDNFINLGGGSIQSILLVNKLLKRGIRIEPIDVYLHPTVTELANVANEVEPENPTAMNDEAQIPNEPLSIETKKTEDKNPPKNRIRIESMGAYIPENFVTTKEVMAGCVNEITFPIERFTGIKSRPVASSDESSFEIGQKAIADCMNNSKLGADDIDLLICCNTVRSLGSKCGLFDPSFALMYKKKFNFQNAISFDVNNACAGMFTVIEIADVMMKNGTIKNTLIVSGEHNTPVIRSAQLELVNDKFDNRLACLTVGDAGVAITLDQTADGNGFEYIKMLTMGELNDLCIGKIERVGHGGPIMYNDSVKAAAAGITPGIEHVFHTLKSKNWSLNSVDHFIMHQTSLTTIQNSMREINIQAGEEIVSEKNVVINLENRGNTGASCQFLALYDNIMNKRIKSNCKIVFPINGSGRVLGTALFKMDDLPDKMNSPNKHNRIENKTINNDVDPLRYGVKIEAMSVYYPRESSESTTKIMNKKAVLKCLAESDLEKNDLELIIYSGVIRDDFITEPALAATIAGDLKINVSGYNPDGQSTFCFDVLNGNIGTFNAIQIASEYIRTGKTKNALVVASEIDYNKDNDHPRASPNEMGSALLLSRDDSTNSGMGKFVNHSSPSHPIEKKVYADSLNSETFLNKETLYTTSDNQIISAITKCIKGTLDKNKIEVENVDTVVLSGVQGILLDEISKNVGVDINTFYVPEKNDEDLGSSSIIYRLNQYVNRMSGYKQKTILIIIEFGDGLTTGGVSYVF; this comes from the coding sequence ATGTTAATGAACTTTACAACGATTATAGATTTATTGGAAAAGACTGCCGAATTATATCCTGATTCATGTGCAATTGAAGGGCAGGTGAATAGTTGGAATTATTCTGATTTAGAAAAATCGGGAAACCAGATTGCTCATTACATCAATAACATTGCATCACAGGAAAATGTGGTTATATGTTTGGACAGGTCTGATTGGACGATTATTGCCATTGTAGGAATTTTAAAATCAGGCAACACATATGTACCTATAGATTCTTCAACACCACAAGTCAGAATTGATAAGATTGTTGAAATAACTAAGCCTAAACTTATAATCACTGATGAAAATAATTTATCAAAGTTTAAGAATGACCAAAACGTAATTCCTATTGACCAAATAAAATCGGCTTTATCAAAATTACCTAATAGTCCACTTAGTATTAATATCAGTGAAGATGAAATCGCTTACATTATCTTTACTTCTGGTACAACTGGTATGCCTAAGGGAATTCCTATATTACATAGGTCTTTGTTTAATAAAATTTCTCGCTTCAATCCTAAGTTGAATTTTAACCCTTCTCACAATTTCATTCTACTTGCGTCTATAGCTTTTGACGCAAGCATTGGACAAATATTTCTACCTCTTACCAATGGATCGACTCTTCATATTATAAACAAAGAGGAACAAAATAACCCGATTTTGTTTTGGGATTATATAATTAAAAAAAAGATAAACATACTCTATACTATTCCGTCCCTTTTAAACGCCTTATTGGAGTCACCATTAAATTTAAAAGGTATTTCATTTGACTATATACTGTTGGGTGCTGAACTTTTTCCATCAACTCTACTAAGCAAAATCAGAGCTAAACTAACAGTCAATAAAATAGTCAATATGTATGGGCCAACCGAATCAACGGTTAACGCCATTATGCATATTATGTCTGGGAAAGATAATACTGTGCCTAACCCAATTCCAATTGGATCAGCACTTCCTGGATACGAAATATTTATTTTGGATAAGAATAAAAATAGGGTTGAAGACGGCAATGAAGGTGAAATAGCAATAGCAGGACTAGGTCTTTCTCCGGGATATTTTAATGATCCGTCATTGACAAACGTAAAATTCCTATCAAAGGGAAAGTCGAAGACTGATAAACGTATATTTTTAACGGGTGATTATGGTAGACGTAATGCCGAAAACTACTATGAATTCCTAGGACGAAAAGATTCTCAAATAAAAATTAATGGATATCGGATTGAATTGCTTGAAATTGAAATGGTAATTAAAGACATCACTAAGGTAAAAAATTGTTCTGTCGAATTGAATCCGTCTAATAAGAATCAGATTATAGCTTTTGTAGAATTTATCTCAAATGATAGCCGTGACGATTCTGATGAGATGCTTAAAACGCATCTAAAAACAATTTTGCCATATTATATGATACCAAATAAAATCATTCAAGTGAAAGACTTTCCGATGCTTTTATCAGGAAAGCAAGATAAATTAAAACTGTTGTCACTTTTAGAAAATAATGTTACATTATCAACACAGAAGAGTGCTATTACGACCTCAATAGAACGTAAAATCATCGAAGCTTGGAAAGAAATATTTGAAATCCAGCAAGTTACTGTCGATGACAATTTTATTAACTTAGGTGGTGGATCAATTCAAAGCATTCTCTTAGTTAACAAACTTCTTAAAAGAGGCATTCGAATTGAGCCAATTGATGTTTACCTGCACCCGACAGTTACTGAATTGGCCAACGTGGCTAATGAAGTAGAACCTGAAAATCCTACCGCCATGAATGACGAAGCCCAAATTCCAAACGAGCCATTGTCCATTGAAACAAAAAAAACTGAAGACAAAAACCCGCCAAAGAATAGGATAAGGATTGAATCTATGGGAGCTTATATTCCTGAGAACTTTGTGACGACTAAAGAAGTAATGGCTGGATGTGTTAATGAAATCACTTTCCCAATTGAAAGATTTACAGGGATTAAATCTCGACCAGTAGCAAGCTCCGATGAATCAAGCTTTGAAATTGGACAAAAAGCAATAGCTGACTGTATGAACAATTCTAAGCTCGGTGCCGATGATATTGACCTTCTTATATGTTGTAACACAGTCAGAAGTCTTGGATCTAAATGTGGACTTTTCGATCCTTCATTTGCGTTAATGTATAAAAAAAAATTCAATTTTCAGAACGCCATTTCGTTTGATGTCAATAATGCTTGTGCTGGTATGTTTACAGTCATCGAAATAGCAGATGTAATGATGAAGAATGGAACTATTAAAAATACTCTAATAGTTAGTGGGGAACATAACACGCCCGTAATAAGAAGTGCTCAGCTCGAGTTGGTTAATGACAAGTTTGACAATCGCTTGGCCTGCCTAACTGTGGGGGATGCTGGTGTAGCAATTACATTGGATCAAACGGCAGATGGAAATGGCTTTGAGTACATTAAAATGTTAACAATGGGAGAATTGAACGACCTATGTATTGGAAAAATTGAAAGAGTTGGTCACGGTGGTCCAATAATGTACAACGATTCTGTGAAAGCAGCCGCAGCAGGAATTACTCCAGGAATTGAGCACGTTTTTCATACACTTAAATCTAAAAATTGGAGTCTAAATAGCGTAGATCATTTCATCATGCATCAAACCTCATTAACTACTATTCAAAACTCCATGAGGGAAATCAATATACAAGCTGGGGAAGAAATCGTCAGCGAAAAAAACGTAGTTATTAATCTCGAAAATCGTGGTAACACAGGGGCAAGCTGTCAGTTTCTGGCCTTGTACGATAATATTATGAATAAAAGGATAAAGAGTAATTGTAAAATTGTTTTTCCGATAAACGGATCTGGAAGAGTACTTGGTACAGCGCTTTTTAAAATGGATGATTTGCCTGATAAAATGAATTCACCGAACAAACACAATAGGATTGAGAATAAAACAATCAATAATGATGTTGATCCTTTAAGATACGGAGTCAAAATTGAAGCCATGTCCGTGTATTACCCGAGAGAATCATCAGAGAGTACTACGAAAATAATGAACAAGAAAGCTGTTTTGAAGTGTCTTGCTGAGTCAGACTTAGAAAAAAATGATCTTGAATTAATTATTTATAGTGGGGTAATACGGGATGACTTTATAACAGAACCAGCTTTGGCAGCTACTATTGCTGGTGATCTGAAAATAAATGTTTCAGGGTATAATCCGGATGGTCAATCTACCTTTTGTTTTGATGTATTAAATGGCAATATTGGAACTTTTAATGCAATACAAATAGCTTCAGAATATATCCGCACAGGGAAAACTAAAAATGCATTAGTGGTTGCATCTGAAATAGACTATAATAAAGATAATGATCACCCTCGAGCTTCTCCAAATGAGATGGGGTCGGCTCTGCTATTAAGTAGAGATGATTCAACCAATTCTGGTATGGGTAAATTTGTTAATCATTCTTCTCCGAGTCACCCTATAGAAAAGAAAGTTTACGCTGATAGTTTGAATTCAGAAACATTCCTCAATAAGGAAACCCTGTATACAACATCAGATAATCAGATAATTAGTGCCATAACAAAATGTATAAAAGGGACACTTGACAAGAACAAAATAGAAGTTGAAAATGTTGACACAGTAGTTTTATCCGGTGTTCAGGGAATATTATTAGATGAAATATCTAAAAATGTAGGTGTTGACATTAATACTTTCTATGTGCCGGAAAAAAATGATGAAGACCTAGGGTCGTCATCAATCATTTACCGCTTAAATCAATATGTAAACCGCATGAGTGGTTATAAACAAAAAACAATATTAATAATCATTGAATTTGGTGATGGATTAACAACGGGAGGAGTGAGCTACGTTTTTTAA
- a CDS encoding 4'-phosphopantetheinyl transferase superfamily protein, with protein sequence MPNKFKFRENNTPKLMPDTITKIQELNCPPLLKGEVHLWGISLDLTGQLIEQCKSFLSEKEKQRISYFKFEKVQNNFIISWGVLRYLLSRYMNKTPHTIQIERHKKGKPFVPDAPSLYFNMSNSGNICVYAFSADGEIGIDLEQIRELPDLDELIQKNFTAKEISLITQNPGNKLNRFFQFWTFKESYLKAIGEGMRLTPDKLEFTVEGETIKLQGINGIFETEDWNFSVFLPAEDYTGALAYQGEGIKIKEFWNKL encoded by the coding sequence ATGCCAAATAAATTTAAATTTAGAGAAAATAATACACCCAAACTCATGCCAGATACAATAACAAAGATCCAGGAGCTTAATTGCCCCCCGCTTTTAAAAGGAGAAGTTCACCTTTGGGGCATATCCCTTGATCTTACTGGGCAATTAATAGAACAGTGCAAATCGTTCTTGTCAGAAAAAGAAAAACAAAGGATCTCCTATTTTAAATTTGAGAAAGTCCAAAATAATTTTATCATCAGCTGGGGTGTTTTAAGGTATTTATTATCCCGCTACATGAACAAAACCCCTCATACAATTCAAATTGAAAGGCATAAAAAAGGAAAACCCTTTGTTCCGGATGCCCCATCATTGTATTTTAATATGTCTAATTCGGGCAATATATGTGTTTACGCCTTTTCAGCAGATGGAGAAATTGGTATTGACCTGGAACAAATAAGGGAATTGCCCGATCTTGACGAGCTAATACAAAAAAATTTTACCGCAAAAGAAATTTCATTGATCACTCAAAATCCTGGAAATAAGTTAAATAGATTTTTCCAGTTCTGGACTTTTAAAGAATCTTATTTAAAAGCCATAGGTGAGGGAATGCGCCTGACGCCTGATAAGCTGGAGTTTACCGTTGAAGGAGAGACAATTAAATTACAGGGAATTAATGGGATATTTGAAACAGAAGATTGGAATTTTTCAGTATTTTTGCCGGCAGAAGATTATACAGGGGCTTTGGCATACCAGGGGGAAGGAATTAAAATTAAAGAATTTTGGAATAAGTTATAA
- a CDS encoding type II toxin-antitoxin system HicB family antitoxin translates to MNNTMIYKGYIGTVHYSAEDNVFYGKIHGINDLVTFEGQSISELKNAFRASINDYFKTCKILGKSPDKTYKGSFNVRLTSRLHKLAVINALKNNMTLNDFVKKAISNSITP, encoded by the coding sequence ATGAATAATACTATGATATATAAAGGATATATAGGAACTGTTCATTACAGTGCGGAAGATAATGTATTTTATGGAAAGATACATGGCATCAACGATTTGGTTACGTTTGAAGGACAATCAATTAGCGAACTGAAAAATGCTTTTCGCGCCTCTATAAATGATTACTTCAAAACTTGCAAGATATTGGGTAAATCTCCTGATAAGACCTACAAAGGGAGTTTTAATGTAAGGTTAACTTCACGGCTTCATAAATTAGCTGTAATCAATGCCTTAAAGAACAATATGACCTTAAATGATTTTGTGAAAAAAGCCATATCTAATTCAATAACACCTTAA
- a CDS encoding long-chain fatty acid--CoA ligase, with protein sequence MNITRTFDFLQRYQEKFGDKEDALAGKKDGKWVKYTSRQYIDYSNHISYGLLTLGLKKGDKVATITNNRPEWNFVDMGMAQIGVVHVPLFTTLETSGYEHILSHSEAKFVFVSDKNLYDKIKPLVSKIEGLEEIYTFNEIEGAKNWTEIVELGKKNEEQYKEEVEKIKSGIAPDDFVTLIYTSGTTGNAKGVMLSHKNLVSNAIAAAGVFKLKPDQRYLSILPICHVGERMGNYQTQYSGCSIYYAENLGTIAANMKEISPHGFGAVPRILEKVYDKIIAKGEQLTGIKKKLFFWAVDLGLRYKLNSENGWWYELQLKIADKIIFSKWREALGGNITSIGVGGAALQPRLEKVFWAAGIKLLNMYGLTETSPIITINRSIAPDLRLGTVGAVIEDVEVKIAEDGEILCKGPNVMLGYYKDDESTKKELDADGWFHTGDVGILEDGKCLKITDRKKEIFKLSNGKYVAPQVVENLFKESVFIEQLMVVGESEKFASALIAPNFEALREWCTSNNISTENKEEMIKHQEVFSHYQTIVKGFNKSLDKDEQIKRFKLISDDWSPDSGELSPTLKLKRRVINAKYEDLVKQIYRHDS encoded by the coding sequence ATGAATATAACAAGAACTTTCGACTTCCTCCAAAGGTACCAGGAAAAATTTGGCGATAAGGAAGACGCCTTGGCCGGGAAAAAAGACGGGAAATGGGTAAAATACACCTCCCGCCAATACATTGACTATTCAAACCACATCAGCTATGGTTTACTAACTCTCGGGTTGAAAAAGGGAGATAAAGTAGCGACCATAACAAACAACCGCCCCGAATGGAACTTTGTTGATATGGGAATGGCACAAATAGGTGTGGTTCATGTACCCCTGTTTACAACCCTGGAAACAAGCGGCTATGAGCATATTTTAAGTCATTCGGAAGCCAAATTCGTTTTTGTCTCAGACAAAAACCTGTATGACAAGATCAAGCCACTTGTTAGTAAAATAGAAGGTCTTGAAGAAATATATACTTTCAACGAGATTGAAGGAGCTAAAAACTGGACAGAAATCGTTGAGTTGGGGAAAAAAAACGAAGAACAATACAAAGAAGAAGTTGAAAAAATAAAAAGCGGGATAGCTCCTGATGATTTTGTCACGTTAATCTACACATCGGGTACTACAGGCAATGCCAAAGGAGTGATGTTGTCTCACAAAAACCTCGTAAGCAATGCTATTGCCGCAGCAGGGGTGTTTAAGTTAAAGCCCGATCAGCGATACCTGAGTATATTGCCCATCTGCCATGTAGGTGAGCGCATGGGTAATTACCAAACCCAATACAGCGGCTGCAGCATTTATTATGCTGAAAACCTGGGAACCATTGCCGCCAATATGAAGGAAATATCCCCCCATGGCTTCGGGGCTGTGCCGAGGATATTAGAAAAGGTATATGATAAAATCATTGCCAAAGGAGAACAGTTGACCGGAATTAAGAAAAAATTATTTTTCTGGGCTGTTGACCTTGGGTTAAGATACAAATTAAATAGCGAAAATGGCTGGTGGTATGAGCTTCAACTGAAAATTGCCGATAAGATCATTTTCAGCAAATGGAGAGAGGCATTAGGCGGAAATATCACATCAATCGGTGTTGGCGGTGCAGCTCTGCAGCCACGGTTAGAGAAGGTCTTTTGGGCTGCGGGGATAAAACTGCTTAACATGTATGGATTAACAGAAACATCACCTATTATCACAATAAACCGAAGTATAGCTCCCGACCTCAGGTTAGGCACTGTCGGTGCAGTGATAGAGGATGTGGAAGTTAAAATTGCTGAAGACGGAGAGATACTCTGCAAAGGGCCTAATGTGATGTTAGGTTACTACAAAGATGATGAATCCACAAAAAAAGAACTGGATGCAGACGGATGGTTCCACACCGGTGATGTTGGAATTCTGGAAGATGGCAAATGCCTGAAAATAACAGACCGCAAAAAGGAGATCTTTAAGTTATCGAACGGTAAATATGTTGCACCGCAAGTTGTGGAAAATCTCTTCAAAGAATCTGTATTTATAGAGCAACTGATGGTTGTCGGTGAAAGTGAGAAGTTTGCCAGCGCTTTGATTGCCCCGAACTTTGAGGCATTGCGCGAATGGTGTACTTCAAATAATATCTCAACGGAGAATAAGGAAGAAATGATCAAACACCAGGAAGTGTTTAGTCACTATCAAACAATTGTGAAGGGTTTTAATAAATCTCTCGACAAGGATGAGCAGATAAAGCGATTCAAATTAATCAGTGATGATTGGAGCCCCGATTCCGGAGAACTTTCTCCGACATTGAAATTAAAACGCAGGGTCATCAATGCAAAATATGAGGATTTGGTAAAACAAATATATCGTCATGACAGTTAA
- a CDS encoding GNAT family N-acetyltransferase, translating into MEIIEVKDKQSKNNFLNIARSIYKDDNVWVCPLDKDINDVFDPNENVYFTHGEATRWIVRDEVGKVIGRIAAFINNKTINASEHPTGGIGFFECIDDENAAHKLFDAAKKWLREKGMEAMDGPINFGETDSFWGLLVEGFTHPAYKIAYNKRYYRNLFESYGFKTYYKQEGFHLDLTKKFPERFWKIAEWVAKKPDYSFRHFTYKELDKYVHDFAEVYNEAWASFKKEDFEPMSPEYIKVFITKAKPIIEEKFTWFAYYKGKPIAIYLMYPDVNQIFKYFNGKLNLWNMLRFLYLKRERTMTRARGVLMGVIPKFQGKGIESAFMWHIDQALKQMPHYTELEFSWVGDYNPPMRKLWESVEAVSAKQYITYRYLFDRNAEFKRYPIPE; encoded by the coding sequence ATGGAAATTATTGAGGTTAAAGATAAACAATCCAAAAACAATTTTTTAAATATTGCCCGCAGCATATATAAAGATGATAATGTCTGGGTTTGTCCTTTAGACAAAGACATTAATGATGTTTTTGATCCCAACGAGAATGTTTATTTTACACATGGTGAAGCAACCCGATGGATAGTAAGGGATGAAGTGGGAAAAGTAATTGGCAGGATCGCTGCATTTATAAACAATAAGACAATCAATGCCTCCGAACACCCTACGGGAGGGATTGGTTTTTTTGAATGTATTGATGATGAAAATGCGGCTCATAAGCTCTTTGATGCGGCAAAAAAATGGCTCCGGGAAAAAGGGATGGAAGCGATGGACGGGCCGATCAACTTTGGCGAAACGGATAGTTTCTGGGGATTGCTTGTGGAAGGATTCACGCATCCGGCATATAAAATTGCCTATAATAAGCGATATTACAGAAACCTTTTTGAATCTTATGGTTTTAAGACCTATTACAAACAGGAGGGATTTCACCTTGATTTGACAAAAAAATTTCCCGAGCGGTTCTGGAAGATTGCCGAGTGGGTTGCTAAAAAGCCGGATTATAGCTTTAGGCATTTTACCTATAAAGAATTAGATAAATATGTTCACGACTTTGCCGAAGTATATAATGAGGCTTGGGCTTCGTTCAAAAAGGAGGACTTTGAGCCCATGTCTCCTGAATATATCAAAGTATTTATAACCAAGGCAAAACCCATTATTGAAGAAAAATTTACCTGGTTTGCCTATTACAAAGGAAAACCGATCGCCATTTATTTGATGTACCCTGATGTGAATCAAATATTCAAATATTTCAATGGCAAACTTAATCTCTGGAATATGTTAAGATTTTTATATTTAAAACGGGAAAGAACCATGACCAGGGCACGCGGAGTCCTCATGGGCGTCATACCCAAATTCCAGGGAAAAGGCATTGAATCCGCATTTATGTGGCATATTGACCAGGCGCTAAAACAAATGCCGCATTATACTGAATTGGAGTTTTCCTGGGTTGGGGATTATAATCCGCCCATGCGTAAATTATGGGAATCTGTTGAAGCAGTTTCAGCAAAGCAATACATAACATACCGCTACCTGTTTGACCGCAATGCCGAATTTAAACGATACCCTATACCTGAATAG